The following nucleotide sequence is from Nitrosopumilus adriaticus.
GGAATTGTCTCTGCTACATTTCAGCATCCAATCCAGTTTACTGCATTGCCTTTAGAGAAGGCTATTTGGACATTAGTGAATTCTGAAAAAGAACGAGTGAAATCTCTTGAAAGAATGGAGCAAGGATTGTCAAAATTATGGGATAACATTCCAACTTTTGATTCTATACATGCTGATGTGGAAGAAAAATTCCAGATGTTGCAAGGCTCCAATCAGATTCAATCAAAAATAACTGAAATGACTGATAGCCATAATGATGAATTCCTAATTCTAGGATCTGAAAAAGATTATCTTAAACTATATCATGGGGATTTTCTTGAGTCGTTTGTAAAATCAAAACAAAAATTTAGATTATTGAGCGGATGTTCTGACAAAACAGCATACATCTTTGATGATTTAGAAAGAAAGAATATTAAAAAATTACACAATGATATAGAAAACCACTTGTGTTTTATTTTAAAAGATGATGGCGAGATGTTGTTCTTTACTAAAAATGCCATGTCTCCTGATGAGCCATTTGCCATGTGGACAAATTCAAATTCAATGGTATATGCAATGAAATTATTATTTGAATCGTTGTGGACTAATTCAAAGAATATTCATTTGTAACCCTCGAAAAATATTTGTTAGATTCAAACTAGTACTCGTCTTTATATAGAAAATTTACTTCTTTTTCATTATAGATATGGAATCTACTTACTCAAAAGTAAAGACTGGAATTCCAGGATTAGATACTATAATTTCAGGAGGAATGAAAGCAGGACGTTCTGTTACTGTTACAGGCCCTCCAGGAAGTGGAAAGACTACCTTTGGGTTGCAATACCTCTACTCGGGTGCAAGAGATTTTGATGAGTCGGGAGTTTATGTTACATTATCTCAAAACATCCCAGAGATCAAAAATGACTGCATATCCTTTGGATGGGATTTTGACAATTTGATAACTGAGGATAAAATTTTGATGGTTGATGCAAGACCATTTAAAATTAAAGATGAATTGATTGGAAAAGATGATTCACTTTACAGGGGAGAGCAATTGCCTTTTGAGCATTTAACTAAATTAATTCTCAGTAGCATTAAAAGAATTGATGCTAAAAGAGTGGTAATTGACTCTGTAACAATTTTGTCCTTGCAATATTCAGATAAATTTAGTATGAGACAAGGATTGCAAGCAATGGTTCAAGCATTAGAAAACTTTGGCGTCACCAGTTTAATTCTATCTGAAAATTCTGAACATAATGAGATTCCATTAGAATGGTTTGTGACTTCTGGCATCATTCAACTTCGACATAGCAGATCAGGAGATACAATGGAGAGGACAATTCAGGTTACAAAAATGCGAGGAGTAAAGCATAGTGAGCAAATACATCCTGTCGAATTTAATTCGGATGGAATGCATTTACTCCATCCTAGACTTTTACCTTAATGATTTCTTTTTTCTAAGCTGAGCTGCAACTAATGGCAAAAATGCTCCAACATCTGAAACAATTCCTAAAGCTTGCCATGTTCCTCTGTCCATAAGTTTTGTAACTGTTGGTTGATTGATATCCACTACAATAACTTTGACATTTGCTGGAAGCATATTGCCTGTTGCGATAGAGTGAAGCATTGTTGAAATCATTATCACCATGCTTGCATCTTTTACAATTTTTTTGTATTCTCTTTGCGCTTGAGCCACATCTGTAATGACGTCAGGTAAAGGCCCATCATCACGAATTGATCCTGCTAAAACAAATGGAATTTTATTTTTTATACACTCGTACATTATTCCTTTCTTGAGTTTTTTGGATTTGACCATATTTGCAATAGAACCCGCTTTGAAAACTGCATTGATTGTATCCATGTGGTTTCTATGACCATGATATGCTAGTGTTGCATTATGAACATTCATGCCCAATGATGTTCCTAATGTGGCATACTCGATATCATGAACTGCAAGTGCGTTTCCAGCTAAAACGCCATCAATATACCCTGCTCTAATCAATTCTGAAACTGCATCATCTGCACCAGTATGTACAATTGCAGGCCCACCAACGATGACAATCTTACCCCCGTTCTTTTTGGTATTGTATATGTCATCTGCAACCTGTTTTGCAATATGCTGTGTTGGACGTTCACTGGAGCTTGAACTTCCCATAAATTCAAAAACATTAACTCCTTCTCTTGGTCGCTCAGGAGGTGTGATTTTAATTCCTTTTTCACCAACAATGATCTGGTCTCCCTTTTTAACATCTCTTACAGGTACACAAAACGCCCTGTTTTGTTTTACAACGATGCACTTGTCCATCATCATATTTTCTACCTGAATCCACTTGTTTTTATAGAAAACTTGAGTGTGATTGTTTGTAGTACTGTAAAAATTATCTGGCATGACATAGTTTTTTGGTGATTTTTTTAGTGTGATTTCTTGTTGTATTTTTGAAACTGCACCCTCTCTATACACAGTTTCCAAAATTTCATCTAGGTGCTTCTGATTTTTTCCTTTAACAAGTAATCTTGCAAAAGATTGATCTTTTTTTCTTTTACCAATATTGATTTCCTCTACTTGGAATTCTCCATGAAGATCCATAATTTTATCAAAGATCTTAGTTAGAATGGACGAATCAATCAAATGACCGCTAACTTGGATTTCTTGAGAAAATTTACTCATTTTATTTCACTCCACATTATGATAACTAAAGGTTACGTTTTTTCTTAAGGCTGATGACTAAACGGGAAGAATTACTTTGCCCTCAAATTTAGATATGTTATCCTCTTTGAATGCTTTTTCTAATTTTTCTTTTTGTTGCTGCGTAACTCCTTGCACGATGGTTTTGGAAGCACCTGTTTTGTCTACCAAGGCTAGTATGTATCCGCTATTATCA
It contains:
- a CDS encoding TrmB family transcriptional regulator; the protein is MAKDTTQESVFDSSPDSKMYEYKLSVEKVQTKLSEYGLTSNQSKVFIYLGKYGSKTAPEVCKSLKLPRTETYHLLSALQNKGIVSATFQHPIQFTALPLEKAIWTLVNSEKERVKSLERMEQGLSKLWDNIPTFDSIHADVEEKFQMLQGSNQIQSKITEMTDSHNDEFLILGSEKDYLKLYHGDFLESFVKSKQKFRLLSGCSDKTAYIFDDLERKNIKKLHNDIENHLCFILKDDGEMLFFTKNAMSPDEPFAMWTNSNSMVYAMKLLFESLWTNSKNIHL
- a CDS encoding RAD55 family ATPase translates to MESTYSKVKTGIPGLDTIISGGMKAGRSVTVTGPPGSGKTTFGLQYLYSGARDFDESGVYVTLSQNIPEIKNDCISFGWDFDNLITEDKILMVDARPFKIKDELIGKDDSLYRGEQLPFEHLTKLILSSIKRIDAKRVVIDSVTILSLQYSDKFSMRQGLQAMVQALENFGVTSLILSENSEHNEIPLEWFVTSGIIQLRHSRSGDTMERTIQVTKMRGVKHSEQIHPVEFNSDGMHLLHPRLLP
- a CDS encoding TIGR00300 family protein, which codes for MSKFSQEIQVSGHLIDSSILTKIFDKIMDLHGEFQVEEINIGKRKKDQSFARLLVKGKNQKHLDEILETVYREGAVSKIQQEITLKKSPKNYVMPDNFYSTTNNHTQVFYKNKWIQVENMMMDKCIVVKQNRAFCVPVRDVKKGDQIIVGEKGIKITPPERPREGVNVFEFMGSSSSSERPTQHIAKQVADDIYNTKKNGGKIVIVGGPAIVHTGADDAVSELIRAGYIDGVLAGNALAVHDIEYATLGTSLGMNVHNATLAYHGHRNHMDTINAVFKAGSIANMVKSKKLKKGIMYECIKNKIPFVLAGSIRDDGPLPDVITDVAQAQREYKKIVKDASMVIMISTMLHSIATGNMLPANVKVIVVDINQPTVTKLMDRGTWQALGIVSDVGAFLPLVAAQLRKKKSLR